The following proteins come from a genomic window of Castor canadensis chromosome 17, mCasCan1.hap1v2, whole genome shotgun sequence:
- the Rrp9 gene encoding U3 small nucleolar RNA-interacting protein 2 isoform X1, which yields MSAASAARKRGKPASGAGAAAGAGKRRRKADSAGDRGKTKGGGKMNEEISSDSESESLAPKRTEEEEEEELEETVQEKKLRLAKLYLEQLRQQEEEKAEAREFEEDQVAGRLKEDVLEQRGRLQKSVAKEIQAPAPTDIRVLRGHQLSITCLVITPDDLAIFSAAKDCTIIKWSVESGRKLHVIPRAKKGAEGQPPGHSSHILCMAISSDGKYLVRLGWPWGQWEVWVCGMCLWPSSLSPQASGDCSKLILIWEAQSCRHLYTFTGHRDAVSGLAFRRGTHQLYSTSHDRSVKVWNVEENSYVETLFGHQDAVAALDALSRECCVTAGGRDGTVRVWKIPEESQLVFYGHQGSIDCIHLINEEHMVSGADDGSVALWGLSKKRPLALQREAHGVQGEPGLEQPFWVSSVAALLNTDLVATGSHNSCVRLWQCGEGFRRLDPLCDIPLMGFINSLKFSSAGDFLVAGVGQEHRLGRWWRIKEARNSVCIIPLRRVPGPPVAGS from the exons ATGTCGGCCGCATCTGCAGCTCGTAAGCGGGGAAAGCCGGCCTCGGGGGCCGGAGCCGCTGCAGGGGCCGGCAAGCGGCGGCGAAAG GCCGACTCCGCAGGGGACAGGGGCAAGACGAAGGGTGGTGGCAAGATGAACGAGGAAATCTCCAGCGACTCCGAGAGCGAGAG CCTGGCTCCAAAGAGaactgaggaagaggaggaagaagagctgGAGGAGACTGTGCAGGAGAAGAAGCTGCGCTTGGCCAAGCTGTACCTTGAACAGCTCAGGCAGCAAG AGGAGGAGAAGGCTGAGGCTCGTGAATTTGAGGAGGACCAGGTGGCGGGGCGCCTGAAAGAGGATGTG CTGGAGCAGAGGGGCAGGCTGCAGAAGTCAGTGGCAAAGGAG ATCCAGGCCCCAGCCCCCACCGACATTCGAGTTTTACGGGGCCATCAGCTTTCCATCACATGTTTGGTCATCACCCCTGATGACTTGGCCATCTTCTCTGCTGCCAAAGACTGCACCATCATtaagt GGAGTGTGGAGAGTGGACGGAAGCTGCATGTGATTCCTCGAGCCAAGAAGGGTGCCGAGGGGCAGCCACCCGGCCACAGCAGTCACATCCTCTGCATGGCCATCTCCTCCGATGGCAAGTACCTTGTAAGGCTGGGTTGGCCCTGGGGGCAGTGGGAGGTCTGGGTGTGTGGTATGTGCCTGTGGCCGTCGTCCTTATCCCCACAGGCCTCTGGTGACTGTAGCAAACTCATTCTCATCTGGGAGGCCCAGAGCTGCCGGCACCTGTACACCTTCACAGGACACCGCGACGCTGTGTCG GGTCTGGCGTTCCGCAGAGGGACTCACCAGCTCTACAGCACGTCACATGACCGCTCTGTGAAGGTGTGGAACGTGGAGGAGAACTCCTATGTGGAGACGCT CTTTGGGCACCAGGATGCTGTGGCTGCACTGGACGCCTTGAGCCGCGAGTGCTGTGTGACAGCCGGGGGCCGGGACGGGACTGTACGTGTGTGGAAGATCCCCGAGGAGTCCCAGCTTGTCTTCTATGGCCACCA GGGCTCCATCGACTGCATCCATCTGATCAATGAGGAGCACATGGTGTCGGGCGCAGACGATGG CTCTGTGGCCTTGTGGGGCCTCTCTAAGAAGCGGCCACTTGCCCTGCAGCGTGAAGCTCATGGGGTGCAGGGGGAGCCGGGCTTGGAGCAGCCCTTCTGGGTATCATCAGTGGCAGCTCTGCTCAACACAGACCTCGTGGCCACAG GCTCCCACAACTCCTGTGTGCGGCTTTGGCAGTGTGGGGAGGGCTTCCGGAGACTTGATCCTCTCTGTGACATCCCCTTG ATGGGTTTTATCAACAGCCTCAAGTTCTCCAGTGCTGGGGACTTCTTGGTGGCTGGAGTCGGGCAGGAGCACAG GCTTGGCCGTTGGTGGCGGATCAAAGAGGCTCGGAATTCAGTCTGCATCATCCCACTGCGCAGGGTTCCTGGACCCCCAGTCGCTGGCTCCTGA
- the Rrp9 gene encoding U3 small nucleolar RNA-interacting protein 2 isoform X2 gives MSAASAARKRGKPASGAGAAAGAGKRRRKADSAGDRGKTKGGGKMNEEISSDSESESLAPKRTEEEEEEELEETVQEKKLRLAKLYLEQLRQQEEEKAEAREFEEDQVAGRLKEDVLEQRGRLQKSVAKEIQAPAPTDIRVLRGHQLSITCLVITPDDLAIFSAAKDCTIIKWSVESGRKLHVIPRAKKGAEGQPPGHSSHILCMAISSDGKYLASGDCSKLILIWEAQSCRHLYTFTGHRDAVSGLAFRRGTHQLYSTSHDRSVKVWNVEENSYVETLFGHQDAVAALDALSRECCVTAGGRDGTVRVWKIPEESQLVFYGHQGSIDCIHLINEEHMVSGADDGSVALWGLSKKRPLALQREAHGVQGEPGLEQPFWVSSVAALLNTDLVATGSHNSCVRLWQCGEGFRRLDPLCDIPLMGFINSLKFSSAGDFLVAGVGQEHRLGRWWRIKEARNSVCIIPLRRVPGPPVAGS, from the exons ATGTCGGCCGCATCTGCAGCTCGTAAGCGGGGAAAGCCGGCCTCGGGGGCCGGAGCCGCTGCAGGGGCCGGCAAGCGGCGGCGAAAG GCCGACTCCGCAGGGGACAGGGGCAAGACGAAGGGTGGTGGCAAGATGAACGAGGAAATCTCCAGCGACTCCGAGAGCGAGAG CCTGGCTCCAAAGAGaactgaggaagaggaggaagaagagctgGAGGAGACTGTGCAGGAGAAGAAGCTGCGCTTGGCCAAGCTGTACCTTGAACAGCTCAGGCAGCAAG AGGAGGAGAAGGCTGAGGCTCGTGAATTTGAGGAGGACCAGGTGGCGGGGCGCCTGAAAGAGGATGTG CTGGAGCAGAGGGGCAGGCTGCAGAAGTCAGTGGCAAAGGAG ATCCAGGCCCCAGCCCCCACCGACATTCGAGTTTTACGGGGCCATCAGCTTTCCATCACATGTTTGGTCATCACCCCTGATGACTTGGCCATCTTCTCTGCTGCCAAAGACTGCACCATCATtaagt GGAGTGTGGAGAGTGGACGGAAGCTGCATGTGATTCCTCGAGCCAAGAAGGGTGCCGAGGGGCAGCCACCCGGCCACAGCAGTCACATCCTCTGCATGGCCATCTCCTCCGATGGCAAGTACCTT GCCTCTGGTGACTGTAGCAAACTCATTCTCATCTGGGAGGCCCAGAGCTGCCGGCACCTGTACACCTTCACAGGACACCGCGACGCTGTGTCG GGTCTGGCGTTCCGCAGAGGGACTCACCAGCTCTACAGCACGTCACATGACCGCTCTGTGAAGGTGTGGAACGTGGAGGAGAACTCCTATGTGGAGACGCT CTTTGGGCACCAGGATGCTGTGGCTGCACTGGACGCCTTGAGCCGCGAGTGCTGTGTGACAGCCGGGGGCCGGGACGGGACTGTACGTGTGTGGAAGATCCCCGAGGAGTCCCAGCTTGTCTTCTATGGCCACCA GGGCTCCATCGACTGCATCCATCTGATCAATGAGGAGCACATGGTGTCGGGCGCAGACGATGG CTCTGTGGCCTTGTGGGGCCTCTCTAAGAAGCGGCCACTTGCCCTGCAGCGTGAAGCTCATGGGGTGCAGGGGGAGCCGGGCTTGGAGCAGCCCTTCTGGGTATCATCAGTGGCAGCTCTGCTCAACACAGACCTCGTGGCCACAG GCTCCCACAACTCCTGTGTGCGGCTTTGGCAGTGTGGGGAGGGCTTCCGGAGACTTGATCCTCTCTGTGACATCCCCTTG ATGGGTTTTATCAACAGCCTCAAGTTCTCCAGTGCTGGGGACTTCTTGGTGGCTGGAGTCGGGCAGGAGCACAG GCTTGGCCGTTGGTGGCGGATCAAAGAGGCTCGGAATTCAGTCTGCATCATCCCACTGCGCAGGGTTCCTGGACCCCCAGTCGCTGGCTCCTGA
- the Parp3 gene encoding protein mono-ADP-ribosyltransferase PARP3 isoform X1 encodes MAPKRKSSVQPEGPKKKGRKEAGEDSFRSTAEALRAIPAEKRIIRVDPTCPLSHNPGTQVHKDYDCTLNQTDIGNNNNKFYIIQLLEGGSHFVCWNRWGRVGEVGQSKMSHFTCLEDAKKDFEKKFRDKTKNNWAERDHFVIHPGKYTLIEVQGEAEAQESVVKVKMPGKVDGGPVKTVTKPCSLDPATQKLITNIFSKDMFKNAMALMNLDIKKMPLGKLSKQQIARGFEALEALEMALKAPTDGGQSLEELSSHFYTVIPHNFGRSRPLPINSQELLQAKKDMLLVLADIELAQTLQAASGEEERVEEVPHPLDRDYQLLKCRLQLLDPGKPEYKVIQTYLEQTSGNYKCPTLQHIWKVNREGEGDRFQAHSKLGNRRLLWHGTNVAVVAAILTSGLRIMPHSGGRVGKGIYFASENSKSASYVTYMRCGAHHVGYMFLGEVVLGKEHHITTDEPSLKCPPPGFNSVIARGKTEPDPTQDIELQLDGQQVVVPQGRPIPCPEFSSSRFYQSEYLIYQESQCCLRYLLEIHL; translated from the exons ATGGCTCCAAAACGAAAGTCTTCAGTGCAGCCCGAGGGACCCAAGAAGAAAGGGCGAAAGGAGGCAGGCGAGGACAGCTTCCGCTCCACTGCTGAGGCGCTCAGGGCCATACCTGCAGAGAAGCGCATAATCCGTGTGGACCCCACATGTCCACTCAGCCACAATCCCGGGACCCAG GTACACAAGGACTATGACTGCACCCTGAACCAGACCGACATtgggaacaacaacaacaaattctacATCATCCAACTGCTGGAAGGGGGTAGCCATTTTGTCTGCTGGAACCGCTGGGGCCGGGTG GGAGAAGTAGGCCAGTCAAAGATGAGCCACTTCACCTGCCTGGAAGATGCAAAGAAGGACTTTGAGAAGAAATTTCGGGACAAGACCAAGAACAACTGGGCAGAAAGGGACCATTTTGTGATCCACCCTGGCAAGTACACACTCATCGAAGTGCAAGGAGAGGCCGAGGCCCAGGAATCTGTGGTGAAGGTGAAGATGCCAGGGAAG GTGGATGGAGGCCCAGTGAAGACTGTGACTAAGCCCTGCTCCCTGGACCCTGCCACCCAGAAACTTATCACCAACATCTTCAGCAAGGATATGTTCAAGAATGCCATGGCCCTTATGAACCTAG ATATAAAGAAGATGCCCCTGGGAAAATTGAGCAAGCAGCAGATCGCACGGGGCTTCGAGGCCTTGGAGGCCCTGGAGATGGCCCTGAAAGCCCCCACAGACGGTGGCCAAAGCCTGGAGGAGCTGTCCTCTCACTTCTACACTGTCATCCCACACAATTTTGGGCGCAGCCGGCCCCTGCCCATCAACTCCCAAGAGCTTCTGCAGGCCAAGAAGGACATGCTACTG GTACTGGCAGACATCGAGCTGGCCCAGACCCTGCAGGCAGCctctggggaggaggagagagtggAGGAGGTGCCACACCCACTGGACCGAGACTACCAGCTTCTCAAGTGCCGGCTTCAGCTGCTGGACCCTGGGAAGCCAGAGTACAAG GTGATACAGACTTACTTAGAACAGACCTCCGGCAACTACAAATGCCCCACGCTGCAGCATATTTGGAAAGTGAACCGAGAAGGAGAG GGAGACAGATTTCAGGCGCACTCCAAGCTGGGTAATCGGAGGCTACTGTGGCACGGCACCAACGTGGCTGTGGTGGCTGCCATTCTCACCAGCGGGCTCCGTATCATGCCACACTCTGGTGGCCGTGTTGGCAAGGGAATCTACTTTGCTTCGGAGAACAGCAAATCAGCTTCCTATG TTACTTACATGCGCTGTGGGGCCCACCATGTGGGCTATATGTTCCTGGGCGAGGTAGTCCTGGGTAAAGAGCACCACATCACCACCGATGAGCCCAGCTTGAAGTGTCCACCCCCTGGCTTCAACAGTGTCATCGCCCGAGGCAAGACAGAGCCTG ATCCAACTCAGGACATTGAGCTGCAGCTGGATGGCCAGCAAGTAGTGGTGCCCCAGGGCCGGCCCATACCATGCCCAGAGTTCAGCAGCTCCAGGTTCTACCAGAGCGAGTACCTCATCTACCAGGAGAGCCAGTGCTGCCTGCGCTACCTTCTGGAAATTCATCTCTGA
- the Parp3 gene encoding protein mono-ADP-ribosyltransferase PARP3 isoform X2 gives MAPKRKSSVQPEGPKKKGRKEAGEDSFRSTAEALRAIPAEKRIIRVDPTCPLSHNPGTQVHKDYDCTLNQTDIGNNNNKFYIIQLLEGGSHFVCWNRWGRVGEVGQSKMSHFTCLEDAKKDFEKKFRDKTKNNWAERDHFVIHPGKYTLIEVQGEAEAQESVVKVDGGPVKTVTKPCSLDPATQKLITNIFSKDMFKNAMALMNLDIKKMPLGKLSKQQIARGFEALEALEMALKAPTDGGQSLEELSSHFYTVIPHNFGRSRPLPINSQELLQAKKDMLLVLADIELAQTLQAASGEEERVEEVPHPLDRDYQLLKCRLQLLDPGKPEYKVIQTYLEQTSGNYKCPTLQHIWKVNREGEGDRFQAHSKLGNRRLLWHGTNVAVVAAILTSGLRIMPHSGGRVGKGIYFASENSKSASYVTYMRCGAHHVGYMFLGEVVLGKEHHITTDEPSLKCPPPGFNSVIARGKTEPDPTQDIELQLDGQQVVVPQGRPIPCPEFSSSRFYQSEYLIYQESQCCLRYLLEIHL, from the exons ATGGCTCCAAAACGAAAGTCTTCAGTGCAGCCCGAGGGACCCAAGAAGAAAGGGCGAAAGGAGGCAGGCGAGGACAGCTTCCGCTCCACTGCTGAGGCGCTCAGGGCCATACCTGCAGAGAAGCGCATAATCCGTGTGGACCCCACATGTCCACTCAGCCACAATCCCGGGACCCAG GTACACAAGGACTATGACTGCACCCTGAACCAGACCGACATtgggaacaacaacaacaaattctacATCATCCAACTGCTGGAAGGGGGTAGCCATTTTGTCTGCTGGAACCGCTGGGGCCGGGTG GGAGAAGTAGGCCAGTCAAAGATGAGCCACTTCACCTGCCTGGAAGATGCAAAGAAGGACTTTGAGAAGAAATTTCGGGACAAGACCAAGAACAACTGGGCAGAAAGGGACCATTTTGTGATCCACCCTGGCAAGTACACACTCATCGAAGTGCAAGGAGAGGCCGAGGCCCAGGAATCTGTGGTGAAG GTGGATGGAGGCCCAGTGAAGACTGTGACTAAGCCCTGCTCCCTGGACCCTGCCACCCAGAAACTTATCACCAACATCTTCAGCAAGGATATGTTCAAGAATGCCATGGCCCTTATGAACCTAG ATATAAAGAAGATGCCCCTGGGAAAATTGAGCAAGCAGCAGATCGCACGGGGCTTCGAGGCCTTGGAGGCCCTGGAGATGGCCCTGAAAGCCCCCACAGACGGTGGCCAAAGCCTGGAGGAGCTGTCCTCTCACTTCTACACTGTCATCCCACACAATTTTGGGCGCAGCCGGCCCCTGCCCATCAACTCCCAAGAGCTTCTGCAGGCCAAGAAGGACATGCTACTG GTACTGGCAGACATCGAGCTGGCCCAGACCCTGCAGGCAGCctctggggaggaggagagagtggAGGAGGTGCCACACCCACTGGACCGAGACTACCAGCTTCTCAAGTGCCGGCTTCAGCTGCTGGACCCTGGGAAGCCAGAGTACAAG GTGATACAGACTTACTTAGAACAGACCTCCGGCAACTACAAATGCCCCACGCTGCAGCATATTTGGAAAGTGAACCGAGAAGGAGAG GGAGACAGATTTCAGGCGCACTCCAAGCTGGGTAATCGGAGGCTACTGTGGCACGGCACCAACGTGGCTGTGGTGGCTGCCATTCTCACCAGCGGGCTCCGTATCATGCCACACTCTGGTGGCCGTGTTGGCAAGGGAATCTACTTTGCTTCGGAGAACAGCAAATCAGCTTCCTATG TTACTTACATGCGCTGTGGGGCCCACCATGTGGGCTATATGTTCCTGGGCGAGGTAGTCCTGGGTAAAGAGCACCACATCACCACCGATGAGCCCAGCTTGAAGTGTCCACCCCCTGGCTTCAACAGTGTCATCGCCCGAGGCAAGACAGAGCCTG ATCCAACTCAGGACATTGAGCTGCAGCTGGATGGCCAGCAAGTAGTGGTGCCCCAGGGCCGGCCCATACCATGCCCAGAGTTCAGCAGCTCCAGGTTCTACCAGAGCGAGTACCTCATCTACCAGGAGAGCCAGTGCTGCCTGCGCTACCTTCTGGAAATTCATCTCTGA
- the Gpr62 gene encoding G-protein coupled receptor 62 yields the protein MANTTMLNATEIAGSVGLILAILVEVGTLLGNGALLIVVLRTPGLQDALYLVHLCVVDLLAAASIMPLGLLAAPPPGLGRVRLGPAPCRAVRFLSAALLPACTLGVAALGLARYRLIVHPLRPGARPPPGLVLTAVWAAAGLLGALALLGPPPAPPPAPPRCSVLVGGLGPFRPLWALLAFALPALLLLGAYGGIFLVARRAALRPPRPARGSRLRSDSLDSRLSFLPPLRPRLPGGKAALAPALAVGQFAACWLPYGCACLAPAARAAEAEAAVTWVAYSAFAAHPFLYGLLQRPVRLALGRLTRRALPRPLRTCTPQAWHPRALLQRLQGRPKGPTLGPSEAPVQDSEVAGRRSPSMPGAT from the coding sequence ATGGCCAATACCACAATGCTGAACGCCACAGAAATCGCAGGCTCTGTGGGGTTGATCCTAGCGATTCTCGTAGAGGTGGGGACCCTGCTGGGCAACGGGGCACTTCTGATCGTGGTGCTGCGCACACCGGGGCTCCAAGACGCGCTCTACCTGGTGCACCTGTGCGTGGTGGATCTGCTGGCGGCCGCCTCCATCATGCCCCTGGGTCTGCTGGCCGCGCCCCCGCCGGGACTGGGCCGCGTGCGCCTCGGCCCCGCACCGTGCCGGGCGGTGCGCTTCCTGTCGGCTGCGCTGCTCCCGGCCTGCACGCTCGGGGTGGCGGCGCTGGGCCTGGCGCGCTACCGCCTCATAGTGCACCCGCTGCGGCCAGGCGCGCGGCCACCACCGGGGCTGGTGCTCACCGCCGTGTGGGCCGCGGCCGGGCTCCTGGGCGCGCTCGCCTTGCTCGGGCCGCCGCCCGCACCGCCCCCTGCCCCGCCTCGCTGCTCGGTCCTGGTCGGGGGACTGGGACCCTTCCGTCCGCTCTGGGCGCTGCTGGCCTTCGCGCTGCCCGCCCTCCTGCTGCTCGGAGCCTACGGCGGCATCTTCCTGGTGGCGCGTCGCGCAGCCCTGCGGCCGCCGCGGCCCGCGCGCGGGTCTCGGCTACGCTCCGACTCGCTGGACAGCCGCCTGTCCTTCTTGCCACCCCTCCGGCCTCGCCTGCCAGGGGGCAAAGCGGCCCTGGCCCCAGCCCTGGCCGTGGGCCAGTTTGCAGCCTGCTGGCTGCCTTATGGCTGTGCGTGCTTGGCGCCCGCGGCGCGGGCCGCGGAGGCCGAGGCGGCTGTCACCTGGGTAGCCTACTCAGCCTTTGCTGCTCACCCCTTCCTCTACGGCCTGCTGCAGCGCCCGGTACGCTTGGCGCTGGGACGCCTCACCCGCCGGGCGCTGCCCCGGCCCCTGCGAACCTGCACTCCGCAGGCCTGGCATCCGCGGGCACTCCTGCAGCGCCTCCAGGGACGCCCCAAGGGTCCTACGCTAGGCCCTTCTGAGGCACCAGTACAGGACAGTGAGGTAGCAGGAAGACGGAGCCCCAGCATGCCAGGGGCCACCTAA